The Cydia amplana chromosome 21, ilCydAmpl1.1, whole genome shotgun sequence genome includes a window with the following:
- the LOC134658049 gene encoding NADH dehydrogenase [ubiquinone] 1 alpha subcomplex subunit 10, mitochondrial gives MAGLIKTSVIKFISPSHGGKIAACTFVQHRNISGKTLRDSMPARPPKKAPFDYENKDYTWIRSLFDRTTHRFDENSKVIVVEGPVAVGKTKFAASLAEDLGMKHFPEANMDHHYIRPNGCDLRQFDPLVPEDTRTFDHKNFNECPNHRLAGNFQIMTYIARYSQYIDALAHLLNTGQGVVLERSPYSDFVFLEAMYASKYISKGVRSVYYELKNNTIEELMRPHLVVYLDLGVGKVQSAIQKRGLDYEKSGKALTPAFLTEMERQYKNKYLRDISTHAELLVYDWSGGGEVEVVVEDIERLNFEQYTEREEPKMKDWRLPREVEWADQRMLYTNQKHYLMNLFNIPRLDVPELITGPDDAYEREKIIYNHPKFEYEVGYNKDDGSTLMKNKMPKYTDYI, from the exons ATGGCTGGTCTAATAAAAACCTCGGTAATCAAGTTCATCAGCCCAAGTCATGGGGGTAAAATAGCCGCTTGCACTTTCGTACAGCACCGCAACATCTCTGGCAAGACGCTCCGCGATTCTATGCCCGCGAGGCCTCCGAAGAAGGCCCCTTTCGACTATGAGAACAAGGATTACACCTGGATCCGCAGTCTCTTCGACAGGACCACGCACCGCTTCGATGAGAACTCTAAAGTGATAGTGGTGGAGGGCCCCGTGGCGGTCGGTAAGACTAAATTCGCCGCGAGCCTCGCCGAGGACCTGGGAATGAAGCATTTCCCTGAGGCTAACATGGACCATCACTACATCAGGCCTAATGGCTGTGATCTGAGGCAGTTCGACCCCTTGGTTCCCGAGGACACTAGGACCTTTGATCATAAGAATTTCAACGAGTGCCCGAATCACCGTTTGGCTGGAAACTTCCAGATTATGACATACATTGCTCGCTACAGCCAATATATTGACGCTTTGGCTCATCTTCTCAACACAGGACAAGGAGTGGTATTAGAGAGGTCTCCATACTCTGACTTTGTGTTCCTGGAGGCCATGTATGCCTCGAAGTACATCAGCAAGGGTGTGCGCTCAGTGTACTATGAACTGAAGAATAACACTATTGAGGAACTGATGAGGCCCCATCTGGTAGTATACTTGGATCTTGGAGTAGGCAAG GTTCAGTCAGCGATCCAGAAGCGAGGTCTTGACTACGAGAAGAGCGGCAAGGCGCTCACGCCCGCCTTCCTCACCGAAATGGAGCGCCAGTACAAGAACAAGTACCTGCGCGACATTTCCACCCACGCCGAGCTGCTGGTCTACGACTGGAGCGGTGGCGGCGAGGTCGAAGTG GTGGTCGAAGACATCGAGCGCCTCAACTTCGAGCAGTACACGGAGCGCGAGGAGCCAAAGATGAAGGACtggcggctgccgcgcgaggtGGAGTGGGCGGACCAGCGGATGCTCTACACCAATCAGAAGCACTACCTCATGAACCTGTTCAACATCCCGAGGCTGGACGTGCCCGAGCTGATCACCGGCCCCGATGATGCTTATGAGAGGGAAAAG